ACAATTCTGATTTTAGCCGGAATTGTCCTTCTTATTTTTGTGCTCGGCAATCCAGGAGAAGATGATTTTATGGGTTTTCTGGGTGAACGTGAATTTGTAAACACACATCGGGTTCACAACTATATTGTATGCAGCGTTTATGATGTAGATGGAGAAAAATATTTCGCCATCACCGGGAACTTTTATCCAATGAAATAAAACTAGTTCTGTTTAACCCTCTAAACAGGCACAACTCTCCCATCAGGCCAAGCGCCCAATCACCACAAACTTTTCAAAAACGCCGTCGGTATGCGGGGCGTCAGCCAGTTCATCGGTAAGATCTTGACCGGCCCAGTGCTCATAGTGTTTGCCGTTGCGCCATAGGCGACTCTCGGTAACGTCATAGATCAGCCCGCGGCAGGCTACCCAAATCTGGGGTTTATCCTGTCCATTACGCAAAGCCAGCTGGCTGCGGGTATATACCGGTAAATCACTCATCTGCAACAACAACTACTGGTTTAGCACGTTTGCTGAAATACTCAAAAAAAGCAATATTCATCAGCAGCAGGGCCATCATATAAAAAAGATCCTCTAAGGGGATAGTCCACAGGCGAACGCCCAGGTTACGGTGATCATTATATTCTACCACGGGGATGGCCGTGAGCAGTCCATTCACAATAAAAAAAGGCAGCAGGCACACAATATAGGCCCGGTAAAACTTACCCATCCATTTCACCGAACGAATGTATTGGATGTACAACAGCAGCACCATCAGAAAGCCAAAAGTCACCAGCGTATAAACCCGGTTAAAACAAAGAATAATAACCCCCAATGATAGCAGGATCATTCCCCCGGTAAACGGTTTCGGGCTCAACTCCGGTATTTCTAACCGGATGTAGTGATTGAGGCAGGCGTAAACAAACACACAGGAGAATGGCACGGTAAGGAAAAACAAGATCTCCTCTACCGGCAAGTTGTTAATATTTATGCCGATGGTGTATTGATCGTTAAAACGCCAAACGCCCTCTACCACAAACACCATATCCCAACCCAAAAACACCAGACCGGTAATAAGCATACCCGGCCACAGAAAGCGCCATTTCTTATAGAACTGCACCCGCTTATCAAACGACAGGATGAGCGGGAACACTATAGTAAGTGCGTTAATAAATAAGTAGGTAAACTTGGCTGGTATCATTTCAGCAGGCTCAACTGTCTTTTTAAAAATTCGTCTTCTTGTACGGTGCAACGTTTGCTTTGCGCCAAAAACTCCATAATGGTTTTAACGGTTACCGCATCTGCCGTACCATGATGGCCGGCGCGCAATTGCGTTATTATCTCGACCTTATCAGCCTGCAAATTCTTGCTGAACCCCAAAAAACCAGGCACATAATGTTCCATAGAAAACCGCAAAAACCTGATCTCTATATTGTGCGGATCCTGCTGCACGGCGGTGCTAAAACATTGCTCAGCATCCCCCACATATTTTATTTTAAAGTAGGGGTTCCAGGTGTGCAAGGCCCGCATGGCGTTGGCAGAACCTGTGTAAGCCACCAGTATCGGACTTTTATCTTTCGCTTTGCTCAAACTGTTGTACAGCGAGTCGGTCACCTGCTTGCTGTTCAGCGCTCTAACAAAAGCCGCCCTAACCTTCGGTAAACTCTGGGCCGGTGCAACGAACGATAACAATAACAGCAACAACTGCAAAACCCCTGCTCTCATCACAGCAAATTTAGCTTTTGCCGCATAATGGCTTTAAAATACAATAACATTTTTATGGCATCAGGTATCCTGATGCGTTGTTGCAAAATTACTTCGGCCGGTATATCGCAGATCTTTTTAAACAATCTGAAGTAATACACATAAGCAATATACACCCCCAACCTGGCTCCTCTCGGTAATAATTTGATGCCGATGAGCGCCTTACGGAAATCCTCACGAATATCGGCCTCTATCTGCTGTTTATCGGCTTTGCAAAAATTGGCGAAGCTTACACCGGGGAAGTATACCCGTCCGCGGGATTGCAGGTCATCCTTTACATCGCGCAGAAAGTTTACCTTCTGAAAGGCTGCACCCAGACTGCGCGCATAAGGCAACAGTTTGTTGTACATGGCGTCGTCACCCTCACAAAACACCCGAAGGCACATCAGACCCACAACCTCTGCCGAACCATAGATGTATTGCTGATAACCTTCAGCGTCATAACTGGTTTGATGCAGGTCGCGCTCCATTGAACGTAAAAAGGCGTCAATAAGTTCGGTTTGAATGTGGTAACGGTTAACTACCTGCTGAAAGGCCTGTAATACTGGATTGATGCTGATGCCCGTATCAATAGCCTCAAAAGTGGCCTTGCGAAAATCGGCAATCAGCCGTTGCTTATCATGCTCGTGAAACGTGTCTACAATTTCATCGGCATAACGCACGTAGCCGTAAATGGCGTAAACGGGGTAACGAAAACGCTCGTCCAGCGCACGGATGCCGTTGCTGAAAGAGGTGCTGTACTGCCGGGTAATCACCTCGCTGCACTTAAAGCACGTTTCGTTAAACAGATTCACATCATTGGCAGACATCGGCTAAAAATACGAAAATACCCTGCCTATTGTTTTCAGAAACGGTCATTTTTAAAAACCTTTCTGTTGTAAGGGTAGAAAAATGCCTAAAGTTTTATGGCGATGTGTAGAAGCAGGCAGAATAAATGTGGTTAAACATGCCGCTCCTAGCGGAGCTCCATTTTATTAATTTACTCAGTGCTATTGACATATCGCTCCTCCGGAGCTGGAAGCAACGGGAAATAGTAGTCAGAAAAAATCCCATAGGGATGATATGTTAATAGCAATACCCTCCAAAACGAACAGAGCGCCGTGGGCGCGGCATGTAAATAGCATTATTCAGATCAATTACTCCCATTACATTTTTGCTATTTTGCGCCCCATGAACACACCCCGGCAGGTTATAGTTATTGGTTCTGGCTTTGCCGGCTTGGCGGCTGCATCATTACTGGCTAAAGAAGGCCATAAGGTGACCATTCTGGAAAAGAATGACCAGCCAGGCGGTCGCGCCCGGGTGTGGGAAAAGGAGGGTTTTAAGTTTGATATGGGCCCCAGTTGGTATTGGATGCCCGATGTTTTTGAAAACTATTTTGCCCTGTTTGGCAAACATCCGTCAGACTATTACCAACTGAAACGCCTCGACCCGGGTTACCGCATTTACTTTGGCAAAGATGATTTGCTGGATGTGCCTGCCGATATGACCCAACTGGAAGCCACCTTTGAGCTGCTGGAGCCAGGCAGTAGCCAACAGTTACGTAAGTTTTTAGATCAGGCCGCCTATAAATATCGCGTGGGTATGGGCGAGTACGTGTTCAAACCATCACACTCCATTACCGAGTACATGAGCTTGGATCTGCTGCGAAAATCCATCGGCATGCAATTGCTGACGGATATGAGCAAGCATGTGCGTGGCTATTTTAAAAATCCTAAACTCATTAAACTGCTGGAATTCCCTGTGCTGTTTTTGGGTGCCACACCGCAAAACACACCGGCCATGTACAGCATGATGAACTATGCCGACTTGTCCCTGGGTACCTGGTACCCGATGGGTGGTATGCATGAAATTGTGAAAGCCATGGTAGCGGTTGCCGAAGAACAGGGCGTAGAAATTAAACTGAATACCGAAGCTGTTAAAATAGAGGTTAACGGCAATCGAGCCAAAACCATCATTACCAGCAACGGTATTTTTGAGGCTGATGTGGTAATTGCCGGGGCAGATTACGAGCATGTAGATCAGCACCTGCTGGATGAACCTTATCACAATTATACGGCGGCGTATTGGGATAAACGGGTGATGTCGCCATCGAGCCTGTTATATTATATCGGGATCGACAAAAAGATTGGTGGTGTGCAGCATCATAACTTGTTTTTTGATGAAGATTTTAACGCACACGCACGCGATATCTACACCTCGCCCCAATGGCCGGAGCGCCCGTTGTTCTATGCCTCATGCCCTTCGCAAACAGACCCAGGCGTAGCCCCCGAAGGCTGCGAAAACCTATTTTTCCTGATGCCTATTGCTCCCGGACTACATGACGAAGAAAACATCCGCGAAAAATACTTTGACCTGATGCTAACGCGATTTGAGCAACTGACCGGCCAAAGCATTCGTCATAACATCGTTGTGAAACGTAGCTATGCGGTTAACGATTTTAAGGCCGATTACCACTCGTTTAAAGGCAATGCCTATGGACTGGCTAATACGCTCAGTCAGACAGCGTTTCTGAAACCGGCTATGCGCGCTAAAAAAGTGAAGAATTTACTATACACCGGCCAACTCACCGTGCCGGGGCCGGGTGTGCCGCCTGCCATCATCTCGGGGCTAGTTGTGGCCAAGGAGGCTATTATATTGCTGAAAGGGTTATAAAAAAATCGCCCGCTTGTTGGTACAAGCGGGCGACTCCACATTTATATATTGAGTTTAAAAGATGATTGTGTAGTTAGTCTTCGTCGTTATAATAAACCGGACGTTTGATGCCGTTATCGTAAGCTTTCAGGCTCTTTTTCAAAATTTTACGAGCTACGTGAATGCGGGTTTTAACGGTACCGATTGGGATAGCCAGATGATCGGCAATCTCATGGTATTTATGTCCCTCAAAATACATAGTGAATGGTACGTAGTAATCTTCTGGCAGACGGTCAAGCGCTTTCTTGATATCGTCCATCACAAATTTAGATTCGCCCTGATTTTTGGTTGAACTGAAAACCAGGTTTGCTGATGAAATTTCTTCAGATTTTGTTACAAAAGTGCTCATCTTAACAAAGCGGCGGTAATTGTTTATGAAAGTATTTTTCATAATGGTATATAACCAGCCCTTAAGATTTGTGCCCTCTTTAAACTTATTGTAATAAGTAATGGCCTTTAACATAGTATCCTGTACAAGGTCATTTGCGTCATCCGCATCGTGCGTGAAATGTAAGGCATAAGAACGTAGCGAACTTGCCTGGCGCAATACTAATGTGTTAAACTCAATCTTTGTCATTTCGGTTGGTGTTTGTGTATAAATGAATAGACAAACGTCATACCGATAATTTTTTCATCTCAATTTCATGTAAGGAAACCGGGCCAATGGGCCTCTGTCATCCAATTGTCAATACCCGTATATTGAAATGGACAAATGGTTCAAAAACCGCATTTATACCTGTTTTTGAACCATTTGCAAAATAAAAACAGCCGCTGGGCGGTGGCTGTTTTTCCTATTAAGAAAATTTATATTAATTTTTTGTTAGAAAAACATCACTGTATCATATTTACTTCACGTTCTAACATAACGCCAAATTTACTGTACACACTGTCTATGATTTGCGACGACAGTGCATACACTTCGGTACCAGTGGCCCCTCCATGGTTCACTAAAACCAGCGCCTGATTTTTCCACGTACCGGTGTTGCCAACCACTTTTCCTTTCCAGCCGCACTGCTCAATGAGCCAGCCTGCGGCCAATTTTACCCTGTTTTCTCCTGCGGGATAGTTCACCACTTCCGGGTACAGGCTATGCAACTTTTCAAATTGATCTGCACCTATCACCGGATTTTTAAAGAAGCTGCCCGCATTACCAATGGTAGACGGATCGGGCAATTTAGACACGCGGATGTGTGATACCACGTCTGACACATCTTTAATAGAAGGCTGCGCAATACCACGATTAGTCAGTTCCTGACTGATGGCTCCATAATGCAAACTCAAATTAGGTGTAAGTGATAGCTTGAATTTTACCGACGTAATAATATACTGCCCTTTCAGCTCTCCTTTAAATACACTCTCACGATAGCCGAAGCCGCAATCAGCCTTATTAAACTTTTTAACGGTACGTGAGGCAATCTCAAATGCGCAGCAGCTTTCAAACACATCTTTCAGCTCCACACCATAGGCACCTATGTTCTGAATAGGTGATGCACCCACCGAGCCGGGAATCAAACTCAGGTTTTCCAAACCGGCATAGCCATGCTGCACGGCATATTGCACCAGCCCGTTCCAAACTTCGCCTGCTCCGGCCTCCACAAAAACATCGGTATGGCTGATGCGATGCTCAATCCCGCGGATGTTCATGCGGATCACCAAGCCATCAAAATCGCTGATAAAAAGCATATTACTACCCCCGCCCAGGATCAGGCGCGGAACGGTTTGCCACATCGGGTCAAGAAAGAGCTCGGCCAGTTCATCCTCGTGACTAATCTCTACAAAGTATCGGGCCTTAGCCTCAACGCCAAAGGTGTTAAAGTTTTTTAACGAAACATTCTCCTGTATTTGCAGCATGAGGGCGAATGTCGGAAATTTTCTGATGTGTTTATTTATTGTGCGAATTATCAGCCTGCTCATAATAATGATTTTACTGATTCTGCTAATCCTGCTAATAATTCTATTGATTATAATCCTGCTGGTAATTGTAATTTTGCTAATCCCGCTAATTATGATCCTGTTAATTATAATTCTATTGATTAGATTTGTATATGGACACCCTCAGAATAGACATTTTAAATCCCAAAGCAAAAAAGCTTTTAAAAGATTTGGCTGATCTTGATCTGATTGCTATCAGGAAAGAGAAACCGAAAGAAGATTTAAAGGCTTTCCTTAAGCGCTTAAGGGCAAATGAAGAAACGGCACCATCTCTTGAAGAAATAACAGCGGAAGTAGAAGCTGTACGCGCGGAGCGATATGCCAAATCTAAATAAATCGCTTCTTCTAATTTTAGATACCAATCTTTGGATAAGTTTTTTGATTAAGAATGATATCTCAAAGATTGAGAGAATCTTGTATTCGGGTAACATTACTCTTTTATTTAGTAATGAATTGATTGAAGAGATTGCATCCGTTACCAAACGAGCCAAATTTTCGAAGTTTTTTAAACCAAAGGATGTTGAAAGCTTTTTTCACTTGATAAGCCCTTATATGAAGGTGATAGAAGTTAAGAGCGTTATAACCCAATGCCGCGATATTAAGGACAATTTTCTTTTAGCTCTAGCAATAGATGGTAGTGCAGATTATTTATTAACCGGCGATAATGATTTACTCAGCGTGAAAACCATTGGCAATACGAAAATAATAACGATAACCGATTTTCTGTCATCGCTATAACCTAACTCCCCCTAAACCATTTCCTTCCCACCACCAGTAACCCAAATTCTTCTGATGGCCATTTCTTCATCGACTTATGATGGATTTTATGCGCCCTGCGGATAGCCAGCAAGTAGCGGTTATTGGACCGGAAGGCTTTGAAGCGATTATGAATAAACCAATCATGAAAAATGAAGTAGATGATACCATAAATGCTGATGCCGGTGCCCAGCCAAAAGCGGTGATCTAAACTAAGATGCCCCAGCCACATTAGCCACAGGGCAATACCGGCAAATAGGATGCTGAACAGATCATTTAGCTCAAACCAACCTTTACCATGCCCATGATGAGTTTTATGGATAAACCACAACGGCCCGTGGAACAGGTATTTGTGCATAGCCCAGGAAATAGCTTCCATGCCTGCGATGGTAGCTATTATTATTGCTATGTTGATGAGGACTAGCATCTGGTAAAAACTATCTTCTACGGCGTTAAATAACATTTGTCATTGCGAGGAACGTGAGGGGAATGTGATAAAGGGTGACGAAGCAATCTCGTCATATTACCATCAACGATGCAAATCCGCATGTTCTGCGACGAGATTGCTTCGCGCACAGTCAGCCCACAACCCTGCTCGCAATGACAAAATTTTCAATCTCGCTCTATTTAAATGAAAAGGTGCCACCCAACATATTGTTTGAATGGCACCTCTGTATTAATAAGTCCGAATTCGAAACTCCGAACTCCGATATTAAATATGGATCGGGCGTTTGTCAGTTGCTGCCAAACAAGCCTCACGCATTGCTTCAGTGAAGGTTGGGTGAGCGTGGCTGGCGCGGGTAACATCCTCTGCACTGGCGCGGAACTCCATGGCAATAACCGCCTCGGCAATCATGTCTGCAGCACGCGGGCCAATCATGTGTACGCCCAGTATCTCGTCGGTAGTGGCATCAGCCAGAACTTTTACAAAGCCGTCCAGATCGCCGCTTGCACGGGCACGACCGCTTGCTTTAAACGGAAACTGACCTGATTTATAGGCGGTGCCTTTTTCTTTCAACTGCTCTTCGGTATAGCCTACGCTGGCAACCTCTGGCCAAGTGTAAACTACGCCTGGGATCAGGTTGTAGTTAATGTGTGGTTTCTGACCGGCAAGAAGCTCGGCCACCAAAGTACCCTCCTCTTCTGCTTTGTGAGCCAGCATTGCGCCACGCACCACGTCGCCAATGGCGTAAACGCCTTTAACGCTGGTTTCCATGTGCTCGTCAACCGTAATTTTACGACCGCGTTCTTCAACGGTCAGGCCAATGTTTTCCAGACCCAAACCATCAGTATAAGCCACACGGCCAACGGCTACCAGGCAGTAATCGCCTTTCAGCTCGCCTTTCTCGCCTTTTGGAGTATCAAAAGTAACGGTCACTTCTTTACCTTTTACAGTAGCGCCGGTTACTTTGTGGCCCAGGTAAAAATCCATACCCAGTTTAGTCAATACTTTCTGCAGCTCGCGACCCAGACCTTTATCCATAGTAGGGATAATTGAATCCATATACTCAATCACCGATACTTTAGCACCCAGGCGAGCGTAAACAGAACCCAGCTCCAAACCGATAACGCCACCGCCAATCAGCACCAGGTGCTTAGGCACTTCGCCCAGGGTTAAAGCCTCGGTTGAAGTGATGATGCGTTTTTTGTCGATCGGCAGGAACGGCAGCGACGATGGTTTTGAACCGGTAGCAATGATTACGTTTTTGGTGGTCAGCTCGGTTTTGGTGCCATCAGCTTTGGTTACGATGATGGTGTTTTTATCTTTAAAAGAACCCACGCCCTGATGAACGTCGATCTTGTTTTTCTTCATCAAGAAGGTGATACCGCTGGTATTGGCGTCAACTACTTCCTGCTTGCGTTTGATCATCTGTTTCCAGTCAATCTTCAGGTTGCTCAGTTGGATGCCGTGGTCTGCAAAAGCATGTGCAGCGTTATGGAAGTGTTCAGATGAGTCTAACAGCGCCTTAGATGGAATACAACCTACGTTAAGGCAGGTACCGCCCAGGGTTGAATACTTCTCAATAATGGCTGTTTTTAAACCCAATTGGGCGCAACGGATAGCGCCTACATAGCCGCCCGGGCCCGAACCTATAACGATGACATCGTATTGCATAGCAGTGTATTTTATTTTTTGACGGCTAAAGTAAGGAAAACTGAAAATTAAAAAGTAAAAATCAGGGAGTAATTCAAAAGTTAAGATTAAAAAGCAGAAAAAACGACATTAAAAACAGCAAGGGCGGTCTAAATCTCAAGAAACCGCCCCTTTTTAATTCTTAATTTTAATTTTTGATTTAAAATCAATCTACCAATACACCTATATAATAATTAAAGGTATCTACTTCTACATTATCCTTAGTTATACCATTAATTTTAACAGGGCTAAAAGTAGTGGTGGGCGTAATCATCTGATACTCCCCACCTTTGGTGCGAACCTGCACCGGCATGCTGAAGCCGTCTACATCAGCTATCCAGCGGCAGGTAGGGGTGCCGTTCTCAAACCGAAACTCCAGTGTTGGGATGTTTTTATAGCGCAGGTATTGGTCAAACACCGGGGTTAAGTTGATACCTGCCTGCGTACTCATATAATCTACTATTTGTTTGGCGGTCACTGTTTGGTGATAGAACGTTTTGTTGAGGCCGCGCAAAATGCCGCGCCATTTAGCATCATCATTAACAATAGTGCGCACCATGTTAAGCAGGTTGCCGCCTTTAGGATACATATCGCCCGAGCCTTCGTTATTCACCCCGTATTGCCCAATGATGGGTTCATCATTTAAAATGCCGCGACGGGTGCCATGGATATATTCCTGTCCTTTTAGTTTGCTGCCGGTTTTGTGCTCAATAAACAGCGACTCTGAGTAATTGGTAAAGCTCTCGTGAATCCACATATCGGCATTGTCTTTATCGGTAATGTTGTTGCCGAACCATTCGTGCCCGCTCTCGTGCACCACAATAAAGTCCCAATCCAGGCCCAGGCCGGTGCCTGACAGGTCGCGACCGAGGTAGCCGTTTCTGTATTTGTTTCCATAGGCAACCCCGCTTTGGTGTTCCATACCCAGGTGTGGGGTTTCCACCAGTTTGTAACCATCTTCATAAAAAGGATACGGGCCGAACCAGTATTCAAAAGCTTTGAGCATCGGCATCACGTTCGCGTCCCATTGTTTTTTGGCTTTAGCCAGGTTATAGCTCAGTGGCCAGAAGTCCAGATCGAGTTTACCTTTTTCGCCCGGATAGGTTTCGCTGTAATGGGCATAGTCGCCAATATTGGCTTCTATGTCATAATTATTAATGGGGTTAGCCACAAACCAATCGAAGCGGGTGTAGCCATCTTTTAAGTCAGTCACCTTACGCAAGCGGCCATTAGATACATCTTTTAAACCTTTGGGTGCACTGATGCTGATCATGACGCTATCCACCTCGTCGTCCAGCTGATCTTTATTAGGCCACCAGATGCTGGCGCCGACGCCTTCGCATGCGGTTGCTACCCAGGGTTTGCCCAGCGAATCTGTAGTGAACACCACACCGCCATCCCAGGGCGCGCGTTTGGCAATAGTGGGGTTACCAGAGTAATAAACAGTAAACTCGTCTTTACTGCCCTTGCTAATGGTTTGCGGAAAAGTAATAAACACGGCATTAAACTCGCGCTCAAACGGCAGGTCTTTACCTTTATATACAATGCGCTGGATATTGAGGTTGGCAAAAAGATCAAACTGCAGTTTGTCAAAGTCGCGAGTAGCGGTAAACTTAAACTGATTGCTGCCGCTGATGAATTTCTTATCGATATCAAACTTCACATCCAGGTGGTAATAATTGATATCATAACAGGTACGCAACGGCGAGTAGATGTTACCACGCAACGAA
This region of Mucilaginibacter yixingensis genomic DNA includes:
- a CDS encoding RNA polymerase sigma factor — translated: MTKIEFNTLVLRQASSLRSYALHFTHDADDANDLVQDTMLKAITYYNKFKEGTNLKGWLYTIMKNTFINNYRRFVKMSTFVTKSEEISSANLVFSSTKNQGESKFVMDDIKKALDRLPEDYYVPFTMYFEGHKYHEIADHLAIPIGTVKTRIHVARKILKKSLKAYDNGIKRPVYYNDED
- the murB gene encoding UDP-N-acetylmuramate dehydrogenase, whose protein sequence is MLQIQENVSLKNFNTFGVEAKARYFVEISHEDELAELFLDPMWQTVPRLILGGGSNMLFISDFDGLVIRMNIRGIEHRISHTDVFVEAGAGEVWNGLVQYAVQHGYAGLENLSLIPGSVGASPIQNIGAYGVELKDVFESCCAFEIASRTVKKFNKADCGFGYRESVFKGELKGQYIITSVKFKLSLTPNLSLHYGAISQELTNRGIAQPSIKDVSDVVSHIRVSKLPDPSTIGNAGSFFKNPVIGADQFEKLHSLYPEVVNYPAGENRVKLAAGWLIEQCGWKGKVVGNTGTWKNQALVLVNHGGATGTEVYALSSQIIDSVYSKFGVMLEREVNMIQ
- a CDS encoding putative toxin-antitoxin system toxin component, PIN family is translated as MPNLNKSLLLILDTNLWISFLIKNDISKIERILYSGNITLLFSNELIEEIASVTKRAKFSKFFKPKDVESFFHLISPYMKVIEVKSVITQCRDIKDNFLLALAIDGSADYLLTGDNDLLSVKTIGNTKIITITDFLSSL
- a CDS encoding NAD(P)/FAD-dependent oxidoreductase, whose protein sequence is MNTPRQVIVIGSGFAGLAAASLLAKEGHKVTILEKNDQPGGRARVWEKEGFKFDMGPSWYWMPDVFENYFALFGKHPSDYYQLKRLDPGYRIYFGKDDLLDVPADMTQLEATFELLEPGSSQQLRKFLDQAAYKYRVGMGEYVFKPSHSITEYMSLDLLRKSIGMQLLTDMSKHVRGYFKNPKLIKLLEFPVLFLGATPQNTPAMYSMMNYADLSLGTWYPMGGMHEIVKAMVAVAEEQGVEIKLNTEAVKIEVNGNRAKTIITSNGIFEADVVIAGADYEHVDQHLLDEPYHNYTAAYWDKRVMSPSSLLYYIGIDKKIGGVQHHNLFFDEDFNAHARDIYTSPQWPERPLFYASCPSQTDPGVAPEGCENLFFLMPIAPGLHDEENIREKYFDLMLTRFEQLTGQSIRHNIVVKRSYAVNDFKADYHSFKGNAYGLANTLSQTAFLKPAMRAKKVKNLLYTGQLTVPGPGVPPAIISGLVVAKEAIILLKGL
- a CDS encoding lycopene cyclase domain-containing protein, encoding MIPAKFTYLFINALTIVFPLILSFDKRVQFYKKWRFLWPGMLITGLVFLGWDMVFVVEGVWRFNDQYTIGININNLPVEEILFFLTVPFSCVFVYACLNHYIRLEIPELSPKPFTGGMILLSLGVIILCFNRVYTLVTFGFLMVLLLYIQYIRSVKWMGKFYRAYIVCLLPFFIVNGLLTAIPVVEYNDHRNLGVRLWTIPLEDLFYMMALLLMNIAFFEYFSKRAKPVVVVADE
- a CDS encoding cytochrome b5 domain-containing protein; this encodes MSDLPVYTRSQLALRNGQDKPQIWVACRGLIYDVTESRLWRNGKHYEHWAGQDLTDELADAPHTDGVFEKFVVIGRLA
- the lpdA gene encoding dihydrolipoyl dehydrogenase, whose product is MQYDVIVIGSGPGGYVGAIRCAQLGLKTAIIEKYSTLGGTCLNVGCIPSKALLDSSEHFHNAAHAFADHGIQLSNLKIDWKQMIKRKQEVVDANTSGITFLMKKNKIDVHQGVGSFKDKNTIIVTKADGTKTELTTKNVIIATGSKPSSLPFLPIDKKRIITSTEALTLGEVPKHLVLIGGGVIGLELGSVYARLGAKVSVIEYMDSIIPTMDKGLGRELQKVLTKLGMDFYLGHKVTGATVKGKEVTVTFDTPKGEKGELKGDYCLVAVGRVAYTDGLGLENIGLTVEERGRKITVDEHMETSVKGVYAIGDVVRGAMLAHKAEEEGTLVAELLAGQKPHINYNLIPGVVYTWPEVASVGYTEEQLKEKGTAYKSGQFPFKASGRARASGDLDGFVKVLADATTDEILGVHMIGPRAADMIAEAVIAMEFRASAEDVTRASHAHPTFTEAMREACLAATDKRPIHI
- a CDS encoding sterol desaturase family protein, with the protein product MLFNAVEDSFYQMLVLINIAIIIATIAGMEAISWAMHKYLFHGPLWFIHKTHHGHGKGWFELNDLFSILFAGIALWLMWLGHLSLDHRFWLGTGISIYGIIYFIFHDWFIHNRFKAFRSNNRYLLAIRRAHKIHHKSMKKWPSEEFGLLVVGRKWFRGS
- a CDS encoding phytoene/squalene synthase family protein, giving the protein MSANDVNLFNETCFKCSEVITRQYSTSFSNGIRALDERFRYPVYAIYGYVRYADEIVDTFHEHDKQRLIADFRKATFEAIDTGISINPVLQAFQQVVNRYHIQTELIDAFLRSMERDLHQTSYDAEGYQQYIYGSAEVVGLMCLRVFCEGDDAMYNKLLPYARSLGAAFQKVNFLRDVKDDLQSRGRVYFPGVSFANFCKADKQQIEADIREDFRKALIGIKLLPRGARLGVYIAYVYYFRLFKKICDIPAEVILQQRIRIPDAIKMLLYFKAIMRQKLNLL
- a CDS encoding M1 family metallopeptidase, which translates into the protein MRINKSSWLLLTFMLLTATIYAQQKTFTRADSLRGNIYSPLRTCYDINYYHLDVKFDIDKKFISGSNQFKFTATRDFDKLQFDLFANLNIQRIVYKGKDLPFEREFNAVFITFPQTISKGSKDEFTVYYSGNPTIAKRAPWDGGVVFTTDSLGKPWVATACEGVGASIWWPNKDQLDDEVDSVMISISAPKGLKDVSNGRLRKVTDLKDGYTRFDWFVANPINNYDIEANIGDYAHYSETYPGEKGKLDLDFWPLSYNLAKAKKQWDANVMPMLKAFEYWFGPYPFYEDGYKLVETPHLGMEHQSGVAYGNKYRNGYLGRDLSGTGLGLDWDFIVVHESGHEWFGNNITDKDNADMWIHESFTNYSESLFIEHKTGSKLKGQEYIHGTRRGILNDEPIIGQYGVNNEGSGDMYPKGGNLLNMVRTIVNDDAKWRGILRGLNKTFYHQTVTAKQIVDYMSTQAGINLTPVFDQYLRYKNIPTLEFRFENGTPTCRWIADVDGFSMPVQVRTKGGEYQMITPTTTFSPVKINGITKDNVEVDTFNYYIGVLVD